The Streptomyces cynarae genome contains a region encoding:
- a CDS encoding zinc ribbon domain-containing protein, producing the protein MNAAPADQIRLLDVQDLDVRLQQLAHRRRSLPEHAEIESLTKDHAQLRDLLVAAQTEESDCAREQTKAEQDVDQVRQRAARDQQRLDSGAITSPKDLENLQHEIASLAKRQGDLEDIVLEVMERREAAQERVAELTERVASVQSKIDDATARRDAAFEEIDGEVASVTKEREVVAASVPADLLKLYDKLREQQGGIGAAKLYQRTCQGCRQELAITEMNEIRKAAPDTVVRCENCRRILVRTAESGL; encoded by the coding sequence CTGAACGCCGCGCCCGCCGACCAGATCCGCCTCCTCGACGTCCAGGACCTCGACGTACGCCTCCAGCAGCTCGCTCACAGGCGGAGGTCCCTGCCCGAGCACGCCGAGATCGAGTCCCTGACCAAGGACCACGCCCAGCTGCGCGACCTGCTGGTGGCCGCGCAGACGGAGGAGAGCGACTGCGCCCGCGAGCAGACCAAGGCGGAGCAGGACGTCGACCAGGTGCGCCAGCGCGCCGCCCGCGACCAGCAGCGCCTCGACTCCGGTGCGATCACCTCGCCCAAGGACCTGGAGAACCTCCAGCACGAGATCGCCTCGCTCGCCAAGCGGCAGGGCGACCTGGAGGACATCGTCCTCGAGGTGATGGAGCGCCGTGAGGCCGCGCAGGAGCGGGTGGCGGAGCTGACCGAGCGTGTCGCCTCCGTCCAGTCGAAGATCGACGACGCGACGGCGCGCCGGGACGCCGCCTTCGAGGAGATCGACGGCGAGGTCGCGTCGGTGACCAAGGAGCGCGAGGTCGTCGCGGCGTCGGTGCCGGCGGACCTGCTCAAGCTCTACGACAAGCTGCGCGAGCAGCAGGGCGGTATCGGCGCCGCCAAGCTGTACCAGCGCACCTGCCAGGGCTGCCGGCAGGAACTGGCGATCACCGAGATGAACGAGATCCGCAAGGCCGCGCCCGACACGGTGGTGCGCTGCGAGAACTGCCGCCGGATCCTGGTGCGCACGGCGGAGTCCGGCCTGTAA